A stretch of DNA from Catenulispora acidiphila DSM 44928:
CGGCACACGACCACCACACCCGCACCGAGGCCGCCGCGCGCACCGTACCGCTCAGCGTCGCCGCCTTCTCGGCGCCGCCGGCGGCGAAGGTCACGCGGATCGCGGACACCACGACGCTCAGCGCCGCCGTGCACCCCCCGCTGCACCAGGCCGCGGTCCAGCACACGATGCCGCACGCGGTGCACCACGCGGCGGCTCAGCACGCGGTCCCGCACGCGTTCGCCCCGAAGGCGGACGGCATGCCGCTCCCCCCGCGCCCGCCGGCGCACGTCTTCGTCCCGCGGCACCACGCGACGCACCCGCACGCGCACCACCCGATGGCGCACAAGGTGTGCCACCACAAGCCGCACGAGAAGTGCGAGTGCGTCGGCAAGCCGGGTCCGACCGGCCCGCGCGGGCCGGTGGGACCCATGGGGATGAAGGGCGACACCGGAGCCACGGGCCCGACGGGTCCCGGCGGCGGCGCGACCGGGCCGACGGGCCCGACGGGCGCCACGGGCGCGACCGGTGCTACTGGCGCCACCGGGGCAACCGGGGCGACGGGCGCTACCGGGGCAACCGGCGCAACGGGCGCGACCGGAGCCACTGGAGCGACCGGCGCCACGGGCGCTACCGGCGCGACCGGGGCAACCGGCGCGACCGGCGCGACCGGAGCGACCGGAGCCACTGGAGCGACCGGCGCCACGGGCGCTACCGGGCCGACCGGGGCAACCGGCGCAACGGGAGCAACGGGAGCCACCGGCGCTACCGGGGCAACCGGCGCTACGGGAGCCACCGGGGCGACCGGCGCGACCGGCGCGACCGGGGCGACCGGGGCAACCGGGGCAACCGGCGCGACTGGCGCCACCGGAGCCACCGGAACCACCGGCGCCACCGGTCCCGCCGCCCCGGACATCGACCTCGTCTTCCACAGCGAGTCGGCCGCCGAGCAGGTCACCCTCTTCAACAACGTCCTGAACTACCGCCTGGTCAACGGCAGCGGCACTCGCGGCGCGGCCCAGCCGCTGTCCACGCTCGCCAACTACCCGGGCACCGCCGCCGACAACGTCGTCGACGTCTCCGAGGCCATCCAGCACGACACGCTCTTCGTCGACGTCGTCACCGCCGGCGGCCACGCCGCCGAACTCGTCTGCACCCTCAGCGGGTCCCGCGGCCTCGACAACGGCGCCACCCCGGCCGTCGCCTGCAACTCGGGAACGACGGCCGCCCCGGTCTACTGGGTCACCATCCCGTTCCCGTAGACCAGACCCGCGCACCACTCGGCCCCGTCGCATCCGCGGCGGGGCCGTTTCTGGCTTCGCCGCTGGTATCAGTGGCATGGCTCGCTCCACCGAAGAGACGCCTGCCTCAGTAGGCTGTCCGATAAGAAATGAAATCCTCTCTTAACTTCCCCGGGCCGCTAAGCTGAGACCCGTGACCGACCAGGCGCACCATCCCCGGCAACGGCGCCACGGCGAAGAGCTGGAAGCCGCCCTCCTGGAAGCCGCGTGGCAGGAACTCGTGGAGACCGGCTTCACCAAACTGACCATGGAGTCGATCGCCACCCGGGCGAAAACCGGTGTCGCCGTCCTCTACCGCCGCTGGCCCAACAAGGACGACATGATCCTGGCCGCGATCCGGCACTACGGCACGACCCATCCCGTCGCGGTCCCCGACACCGGCAACCTCCGCGACGACATGGTCGCCTTCCTCACCGGCGTCAGCGTCTCCCGCGTCAGCTTCGCCGCCATCATCAGCGCCACCTTCGCCGGCCTGCGGGACAGCACCGGCATGACCCCCGCCGAACTCCGCGAACGCGTGATGTCCAACGCCTCCCGCTGGTCAGAGCAGCTCCTCGCCCGCGCCCAGGACCGAGGCGAGATCGACCTGGACGCCATCCCTCCGGCGGTCCTGTCGATGCCGTTCGACCTCATCCGGCACGAAATGCTGATGACCTACAAGCCGATCGCCCCGGAGCGCGTCATCGAGATCGTCGACGACCTGTTCATGCCCCTCGTCACGATCAACCGGAGGAAGAACGAGTGCGCGTCCTGATCATCGGCGGCGGCATCGCCGGCACGGCCGCCGCCCTGGCCCTGCACCAAGCAGGCTTCGCACCCGCGATCCACGAGGCCCACCCCGACCACGGCGAGGACCTCGGCGCCTTCCTCACCTTGGCCAGCAACGGAATGCGCGCCCTCGGCGAACTCGCCGCCGCCGAACCCGTCGCCCACCGCGGCTTCCCCCTGACCCGCCTCCGCCTGATCGACGCCACCGGCACCGAACTCACCAACGCCCCACTCGGCGAACCCGACGACCCCCTGACCCGCTACCGCTGCCTACGCCGCGCGGACCTAGCCGCGGCACTCCAGCAGGAGGTACGGCGCCGAGGCATCCCGATCACCCGCGGCGCACGACTCAGCTCCCTGACAGAGGACGCGGCGAGCATCACCGCGACGTTCGCCAACGGACAGACCGCCACCGGCGACCTCCTCCTCGGCGCCGACGGCCTGAACTCGACCACCCGCTCCCTGATCAGCCCAGCGCAACCGCACTACGCCGGCCAGCGAGTGTTCTACGGCTACACCACCGAAGCCACCACCATTGCCAACACCGCAGCATCCCAGCACCCTGACTCGATCACCATGATCCGCGGCAGCAAGACAGCCTTCGGCTACGCGTGCTCACCTTCCGGCGAGATCTTCTGGTTCGCCCGCGTCTCCAGTCCCCCCGCGTCACCCGACGAAATCGCCACGACCACCCCCGCCGCATGGCGCGACTACCTCGCCCCACTCCTGCGCCCCGACACGACCCCCGCCGCAGACATCGTCGAAGCCACCCCCGACCAACTCATGGTGACCAACGCCGTCGACCTGCCCCCGGGCATGCGCTGGCACACCCCGCGCGCAGTGCTCATCGGCGACGCCGCCCACGCCGCCTCCCCCGCCACCGGCCAAGGCGCCTCCATGGCCCTAGAGGACGCAGTCATCCTCGCCAAGGCCCTCCGCGACACCCCAACCACCACAACCGCCCTCACCAACTTCGACCGCCTCCGCCGCCCCCGCGTCGAGCACAACATCGCCGCCAGCGCAGCACTAAGCGCCGGCCGTCCCCCATCCGGCCAGCCACCAACGCTCACCAACGAGGAGCTGACGCGCCAACTCGCTTGGACGACGCCATTGCCTGTCGACTACTGAGGTTTAAGGGTTGATGTCGTCATGGTGGTGTCGGCGTGAGTGCGAGCCGGGTTTCGGTCAGTGGCGTCGCGTAGCAGGTCGCGGTAGTCGGTCCAGGCGAAGCTCTTGCGGCCGTCGGTGCGTCGGTCTGGGGCCGGGGGGGTAGATCAGCCTGGATCGCTCACCGGGTTTGTAGCAGGTCAGTGCTGCCACTGACAGGCGCCGTCGAGAGCGGCCGGGCATGTGCACGACCGGTGTCTGGCCGCGGCGGGACCAGGTGCGGGCGGTCGGCGTCATGGAGAACCCGGCTTCGTCCTCGAAGACCGGCCAGGCGTCCAGCGCCGCCCGGGTGTTTCCACCTGCGGCCATGTGTCCTTCACCCAGCCGGCGATCCCGGCCTCGTCACAGTTCCACGGTCCGGCGCGCAGGCACCTGGTGCGACCAGCCATTGCGCACCAGCAGGTAGTACATGCCCTGGACGGTATAGGACTTGTGGAACCGGCGCCCGATCACCGTCTTGATTCGGCTCAGGGTCCAGGTCTGGTCCAGCCAGCAGTGCGCGACCGGGCCGCGTTCCAGATCGGCCTCCAGCACCGCGAACTGCTCGGCGGACAGTTGCGGATAGTTCGGTGGGCCCTTGGAGGCCAGTGCCGCCAGGCCGCCGTGCACCCAGGCGGCCCGCCAGCGTTGGACGGAGCGCATGTGCACTCGCAGCGCCTTTGCGATCACCGCGTTGTCGTCCCAGCGGCGAACCGCTCGCCAGCCTCCATCCGGAGCTGCTCCCGCACCGCTCGACGCTCGGCGGTCAACCCGCCACCTTGCGCATACCTCACACAAAACACGTACCGCCGAACCGAGGAGCTGTCAGCACTCGACGACACCACCCTTTAAAGCTCAGTAGCTGTTGGCCATGAGAGCCCGACGTTCTGTTACAGTCTCGATAATGCGATCGACGGTCTCCATGACGT
This window harbors:
- a CDS encoding collagen-like triple helix repeat-containing protein produces the protein MSQDSQKSVGALQKCVMVTTGLTVLAGATLTVVGVRPGTAHDHHTRTEAAARTVPLSVAAFSAPPAAKVTRIADTTTLSAAVHPPLHQAAVQHTMPHAVHHAAAQHAVPHAFAPKADGMPLPPRPPAHVFVPRHHATHPHAHHPMAHKVCHHKPHEKCECVGKPGPTGPRGPVGPMGMKGDTGATGPTGPGGGATGPTGPTGATGATGATGATGATGATGATGATGATGATGATGATGATGATGATGATGATGATGATGATGATGATGATGPTGATGATGATGATGATGATGATGATGATGATGATGATGATGATGATGATGATGTTGATGPAAPDIDLVFHSESAAEQVTLFNNVLNYRLVNGSGTRGAAQPLSTLANYPGTAADNVVDVSEAIQHDTLFVDVVTAGGHAAELVCTLSGSRGLDNGATPAVACNSGTTAAPVYWVTIPFP
- a CDS encoding TetR/AcrR family transcriptional regulator; this translates as MTDQAHHPRQRRHGEELEAALLEAAWQELVETGFTKLTMESIATRAKTGVAVLYRRWPNKDDMILAAIRHYGTTHPVAVPDTGNLRDDMVAFLTGVSVSRVSFAAIISATFAGLRDSTGMTPAELRERVMSNASRWSEQLLARAQDRGEIDLDAIPPAVLSMPFDLIRHEMLMTYKPIAPERVIEIVDDLFMPLVTINRRKNECAS
- a CDS encoding FAD-dependent oxidoreductase — encoded protein: MRVLIIGGGIAGTAAALALHQAGFAPAIHEAHPDHGEDLGAFLTLASNGMRALGELAAAEPVAHRGFPLTRLRLIDATGTELTNAPLGEPDDPLTRYRCLRRADLAAALQQEVRRRGIPITRGARLSSLTEDAASITATFANGQTATGDLLLGADGLNSTTRSLISPAQPHYAGQRVFYGYTTEATTIANTAASQHPDSITMIRGSKTAFGYACSPSGEIFWFARVSSPPASPDEIATTTPAAWRDYLAPLLRPDTTPAADIVEATPDQLMVTNAVDLPPGMRWHTPRAVLIGDAAHAASPATGQGASMALEDAVILAKALRDTPTTTTALTNFDRLRRPRVEHNIAASAALSAGRPPSGQPPTLTNEELTRQLAWTTPLPVDY